A genomic region of Deltaproteobacteria bacterium contains the following coding sequences:
- the mfd gene encoding transcription-repair coupling factor, which translates to MSWNNIFKKRLPVEGGVLQIHKAGPASQCLATRLLVDAGRSVVVLLEKAASLPLYHALMELFFGTDDRSQSGLVVDFPAYSPDRNDRQAWAARWKALSALGSRQGARVVLLPVENLFPRWPEPEVLSVFSLEVDRGGEVDPEELLETLTDWGYERVSMVSRTGETALRGGVLDIFTPGYEHPVRIEFFGNEIEGIRVFEPLSQRSKLELDRAVILPVTPNPGGLGAGARRLWANLKRSGDLSPKALADLENRLLRARETIPPGLYHERTAGLDRWLDPDATFILAETEGLRSRLEEQELAWRQTARDQGWPERSVVMTMGEVRGTWTGRSQLVFESLVMGREQAGLALPEQEINGFADLFWKPEAKARPWRTLVDALSAWGKEANQTVIAFRSEQSRKKFLHLAEQEDLHFRLRYSPSDRGLFALISPLSRGFRLEWNQVRVLSEDVIQPQIDKASAPPKGFKGLERHHELEPGELLVHRDYGLGRFEGLVRLQTGQAANDYLLLQYAQDDRLYLPVDRMGLVQRYQGPDGFPVSLDRLGGTGWVRSRDKARKAIELIARDLVEMYAYRKVAKGYTYSALGETYREFEAGFGFDETPDQEAAIRDVLHDMDRLEPMDRLICGDVGFGKTEVALRATFRAVSDGKQVALLCPTTVLAEQHYQNFRQRLDGFSVRVAMLSRFVPAARQKLIVQSAGRGEVDVLIGTHRLLSKDVKLPNLGLLVLDEEQRFGVKHKELIKKLKKQVDVLTLTATPIPRTLQLSLSGIRGLSVIETPPRDRKPVETALIEREPDLLREALARELARNGQVFWVYNRVEGLEERAIFVSSLAPQARVGMAHGRMASQALEETMHRFWHGELDILVCTAIIESGLDFPRANTLVVDQAQMFGLGQLYQLRGRVGRSREQAYAYFVIPGLKELGENARKRMQVILDMDYLGAGFQVAMEDLRIRGAGNILGEVQSGHIGKIGLDMFLEMLEEEIRRQRGEPVIQEVEPELSIGFSAHLPESYVPDGAERLLVYRRLTTCRTRRDLEAVREEMQDRFGHLPETFEAFIQVLDVKLRLKTLKVSKADIQAKSMVLAWPEDVGFIDPVAVLGWISSRAPKARLLPPAKLELPMPENASIVQSLRSSGALLDDLIEVLGLG; encoded by the coding sequence ATGTCCTGGAATAATATCTTCAAGAAACGTCTGCCTGTAGAAGGAGGCGTCCTCCAAATCCACAAGGCCGGTCCGGCCTCCCAATGTCTGGCCACCAGGCTACTGGTGGACGCCGGACGTTCCGTGGTCGTTCTTTTGGAAAAAGCGGCCTCATTGCCCCTCTATCACGCCTTGATGGAGCTCTTTTTTGGAACTGACGATCGGTCGCAAAGCGGTTTGGTGGTTGATTTTCCGGCCTACAGCCCGGACAGAAACGACCGGCAGGCCTGGGCCGCCCGGTGGAAGGCCCTGTCAGCTCTAGGTTCCCGGCAAGGGGCTCGAGTCGTGCTTCTGCCGGTGGAGAACCTCTTTCCTCGATGGCCCGAGCCGGAAGTCCTAAGTGTCTTCAGCTTGGAGGTGGACAGGGGAGGGGAAGTCGATCCTGAGGAACTTTTGGAGACATTGACCGACTGGGGCTACGAGCGGGTCTCTATGGTCAGCCGGACCGGAGAGACAGCCCTGCGGGGAGGGGTGCTGGACATCTTTACCCCGGGCTACGAGCATCCGGTGCGGATCGAGTTTTTTGGCAACGAAATCGAGGGAATCCGGGTTTTCGAGCCTCTCAGTCAGCGATCAAAGCTGGAACTCGACCGGGCCGTGATCTTGCCGGTGACTCCCAACCCAGGCGGTCTCGGGGCCGGAGCCCGAAGGCTGTGGGCCAACCTGAAACGCTCTGGCGATTTGAGCCCAAAAGCCCTGGCCGATCTTGAGAACCGACTTTTGCGGGCCCGGGAAACCATTCCCCCCGGGCTGTATCACGAGCGCACGGCCGGGCTGGATCGCTGGCTTGATCCCGATGCGACTTTCATTTTGGCCGAGACCGAAGGACTTCGGTCCCGGCTTGAAGAACAGGAGCTGGCCTGGAGACAGACGGCCCGAGACCAGGGATGGCCGGAGCGCTCCGTGGTCATGACCATGGGGGAGGTCCGCGGAACCTGGACCGGCAGAAGCCAGTTGGTCTTCGAGAGTCTGGTCATGGGCCGGGAGCAGGCCGGGCTGGCCCTTCCCGAGCAGGAGATCAACGGCTTCGCGGATTTGTTTTGGAAGCCCGAGGCCAAGGCTCGGCCTTGGCGAACCCTGGTCGATGCCCTTTCGGCATGGGGGAAAGAAGCCAATCAGACGGTGATCGCCTTCCGAAGCGAGCAATCCCGGAAGAAATTTCTCCATCTGGCCGAGCAGGAAGACCTGCATTTCCGGTTGCGGTACTCACCGTCCGATCGGGGGCTCTTCGCCCTGATCTCCCCTTTGAGTCGAGGCTTCCGGCTGGAGTGGAACCAAGTCCGAGTGCTCTCCGAGGATGTGATCCAGCCCCAGATCGACAAGGCCTCGGCTCCGCCAAAGGGTTTCAAGGGCCTTGAGCGACACCACGAACTGGAGCCGGGCGAACTCCTAGTCCACAGGGACTACGGCTTGGGCCGCTTCGAGGGACTAGTTCGTCTCCAGACCGGACAGGCGGCCAACGACTATCTTTTGCTCCAGTACGCCCAGGACGATCGCCTCTATCTGCCCGTGGACAGGATGGGCCTGGTTCAGAGGTATCAGGGTCCGGACGGATTCCCCGTCTCCCTGGACCGTCTCGGGGGGACTGGCTGGGTCAGAAGCAGGGACAAGGCCAGAAAGGCCATCGAACTGATCGCCAGAGATCTTGTGGAGATGTACGCCTACCGCAAGGTGGCCAAGGGCTACACCTATAGCGCGCTCGGGGAGACATACCGTGAATTCGAGGCCGGGTTCGGCTTCGACGAGACCCCGGATCAGGAGGCAGCCATTAGGGACGTTCTTCATGACATGGACCGTCTCGAACCCATGGACCGGCTGATCTGCGGTGACGTGGGCTTCGGCAAGACCGAGGTGGCCCTGCGAGCGACCTTCCGGGCTGTTTCCGATGGCAAGCAGGTGGCCCTGCTCTGTCCGACCACGGTTCTTGCCGAACAACACTACCAGAATTTTCGGCAGCGTCTGGATGGGTTTTCCGTACGTGTGGCCATGCTCTCCAGATTCGTTCCTGCGGCTAGGCAGAAACTCATTGTCCAGTCCGCGGGCCGGGGAGAGGTCGACGTCTTGATCGGGACGCACCGCCTCCTTTCCAAGGATGTCAAGCTCCCGAACCTGGGACTCCTCGTCCTTGACGAGGAGCAGCGGTTCGGGGTCAAGCACAAGGAATTGATCAAAAAGCTCAAGAAACAGGTCGATGTTTTGACCCTGACCGCCACGCCCATTCCGAGGACTCTACAGCTGTCCCTGTCGGGAATCAGGGGCCTGAGCGTGATCGAAACCCCTCCCAGGGACAGAAAGCCGGTGGAAACGGCCCTGATCGAAAGAGAGCCGGATTTGCTCAGGGAGGCCCTGGCCCGGGAGTTGGCCCGGAACGGGCAGGTATTCTGGGTCTACAACCGTGTGGAGGGTTTGGAGGAGCGGGCCATTTTTGTCAGCTCACTGGCCCCGCAGGCCAGGGTGGGCATGGCCCATGGACGGATGGCCAGTCAGGCTCTTGAAGAGACCATGCATAGGTTTTGGCACGGAGAGCTGGATATCCTGGTCTGCACGGCTATCATAGAGTCCGGCCTCGATTTTCCCCGAGCCAATACCCTGGTCGTGGATCAGGCCCAGATGTTTGGACTGGGGCAGCTATATCAGCTCAGGGGGAGGGTGGGCCGGTCCCGGGAGCAGGCCTACGCCTATTTCGTCATCCCCGGGCTCAAGGAACTCGGAGAGAATGCCCGCAAACGCATGCAGGTCATCCTGGACATGGACTACCTGGGGGCTGGTTTCCAGGTGGCCATGGAAGATCTGCGCATCCGGGGGGCCGGCAACATTCTGGGGGAAGTCCAGTCCGGGCATATCGGCAAGATCGGCCTGGACATGTTTTTGGAGATGTTGGAGGAGGAAATCCGAAGACAGAGAGGGGAGCCGGTGATTCAGGAGGTCGAACCGGAGCTGAGCATCGGGTTCAGCGCCCATCTTCCGGAAAGCTACGTTCCGGACGGTGCGGAACGTCTTCTGGTCTACCGCAGGCTGACCACCTGCCGAACAAGGCGGGATCTGGAGGCCGTTCGGGAGGAAATGCAGGACCGCTTTGGCCATCTTCCCGAGACTTTCGAGGCATTCATCCAGGTTCTGGATGTCAAGCTCAGGCTGAAAACCCTGAAGGTGTCCAAGGCCGACATCCAGGCCAAGAGCATGGTCCTGGCCTGGCCAGAGGACGTTGGTTTCATCGATCCTGTCGCGGTCCTGGGCTGGATTTCCTCTCGAGCTCCCAAGGCACGGCTTTTGCCTCCGGCCAAATTGGAATTGCCAATGCCGGAGAATGCTTCTATCGTTCAAAGTCTGAGGAGTTCGGGGGCATTGCTGGACGATCTGATCGAGGTTCTGGGGCTAGGATGA
- a CDS encoding cysteine desulfurase, translating to MKPLYFDYNATTPVHDRVLQAMLPSFKEAYGNPGCLHPWGLAARETVERARGRLAAFVGAGPEEIVFTSGATESDNWALLGLFPDFKGHVVISAVEHPAVFEPARWLADQGVTLTVVPVDSQGLVDPADVRRACRADSRLVSIMLANNEVGTIQPLAEIAAWCRERNILVHTDAAQAVGKIPVRVDELRVDLMSVAGHKMYAPKGVGALYIRSGIRLNPIFRGGGQEHGLRPGTENVAFMAALGQAAALADEDLEAEANRQRDLGQQFLEGLGRCPRPFVLHSNEAPRLPGTMSVAFPGLRAGDILSGLLAREVAVSAGAACHSGQVRMSRVLEAMGVAPDTGQGTIRFSWGRMINARDVDELLDRLGETLAELGPT from the coding sequence ATGAAACCGCTCTATTTCGACTACAACGCCACTACCCCGGTCCACGACCGGGTCCTGCAGGCCATGCTCCCCAGTTTCAAGGAAGCGTACGGCAACCCCGGCTGCCTCCATCCTTGGGGTCTGGCCGCCCGGGAGACCGTGGAACGGGCCCGGGGCCGCTTGGCAGCCTTTGTGGGAGCCGGGCCCGAAGAAATCGTCTTCACGTCCGGAGCCACCGAGTCCGACAACTGGGCACTGTTGGGGCTTTTTCCCGATTTCAAAGGGCACGTGGTCATCAGCGCCGTGGAACATCCGGCCGTGTTTGAACCGGCCCGCTGGCTGGCCGATCAGGGCGTGACCCTGACCGTCGTGCCCGTGGACTCCCAGGGTCTGGTGGACCCGGCCGATGTCCGGCGGGCCTGCCGGGCCGATAGCCGTCTGGTCTCCATCATGCTTGCCAACAATGAGGTCGGGACCATCCAGCCCCTGGCTGAGATCGCGGCCTGGTGCCGGGAACGAAACATTCTCGTCCATACCGACGCGGCCCAGGCCGTGGGCAAGATTCCGGTCCGGGTGGACGAGCTTCGGGTCGACCTTATGAGCGTGGCCGGACACAAGATGTACGCCCCAAAGGGCGTCGGGGCCCTGTATATCCGATCCGGAATCAGGCTGAACCCGATCTTCCGGGGCGGAGGCCAGGAACATGGCCTGCGGCCTGGCACTGAAAACGTGGCCTTCATGGCCGCCTTGGGCCAGGCTGCGGCCCTGGCCGATGAGGACCTTGAAGCCGAGGCGAACCGGCAACGTGACTTGGGCCAACAATTTCTGGAAGGTCTTGGCCGGTGTCCACGTCCCTTTGTCCTTCACTCCAACGAGGCTCCCCGATTGCCGGGGACCATGAGCGTGGCCTTCCCCGGGCTGCGGGCCGGGGATATCCTCTCCGGATTGCTGGCCCGGGAGGTGGCGGTGTCTGCGGGCGCGGCCTGCCATTCAGGCCAGGTCCGCATGTCCCGGGTTCTGGAGGCCATGGGCGTGGCTCCGGACACGGGCCAGGGCACCATCCGCTTTTCCTGGGGCCGGATGATCAATGCTCGTGACGTGGACGAACTCCTCGACCGTCTGGGCGAGACCCTGGCCGAGCTGGGGCCAACGTGA
- the glyQ gene encoding glycine--tRNA ligase subunit alpha: MNFQDVILGLQKFWSDQGCVLQQPYDLEVGAGTFNPATFLRVLGPEPWRTAYVEPCRRPTDGRYGENPNRLQHYYQFQVILKPAPADIQGLYLQSLAVLGIRAEEHDIRFVEDDWESPTLGAWGLGWEVWLDGMEVTQFTYFQQVGGINLEPISVEVTYGLERLSMYLQNKDSVYDLSWNGWGVTYGHVHHQNEVEQSTYNFEASDQTMLFSFFDRCEAEGERLCGLGLPWPAYDQCLKCSHLFNLLDARGAISITERTGYIARVRKLASAVARLYVAQREAMGHPMMVTV; encoded by the coding sequence ATGAACTTTCAGGACGTCATTCTCGGCCTGCAGAAATTTTGGTCCGATCAGGGGTGCGTTCTGCAGCAGCCCTATGATCTGGAGGTCGGGGCAGGCACCTTTAATCCGGCCACGTTTCTCCGGGTTCTGGGTCCCGAACCATGGCGGACGGCCTACGTCGAGCCCTGCCGCCGACCCACGGACGGCCGCTACGGCGAGAACCCCAATCGACTCCAGCACTACTACCAGTTTCAGGTCATCCTTAAGCCGGCTCCGGCCGACATTCAGGGACTCTATCTCCAGAGCTTGGCCGTTCTAGGCATCAGGGCCGAGGAGCACGACATTCGTTTCGTGGAGGACGACTGGGAGTCCCCGACACTGGGGGCTTGGGGTCTGGGTTGGGAGGTCTGGCTAGACGGCATGGAGGTCACCCAGTTCACCTATTTCCAGCAGGTCGGGGGCATCAACCTGGAACCCATCAGCGTGGAGGTCACCTATGGCCTTGAACGCCTGTCCATGTATCTTCAGAACAAGGATTCAGTCTACGACCTGAGTTGGAACGGCTGGGGAGTGACTTACGGCCATGTCCATCATCAGAACGAGGTCGAGCAGTCCACCTACAATTTCGAGGCTAGCGACCAGACCATGCTGTTTTCTTTTTTCGACCGCTGCGAGGCAGAGGGTGAGCGTCTTTGCGGTCTTGGCCTGCCCTGGCCGGCCTACGATCAATGCCTCAAATGCTCGCATTTGTTCAACCTTCTCGATGCCCGAGGGGCCATCTCCATCACCGAGCGAACGGGGTACATCGCTCGGGTCCGCAAGCTGGCTTCGGCCGTGGCCCGACTCTATGTGGCCCAGCGCGAAGCAATGGGGCATCCCATGATGGTGACGGTTTGA
- a CDS encoding RtcB family protein yields the protein MNDKALVRIGLLNREVRLTAAQALTETMKAGMARKKAEQTLRRVVADPAPYSTDPIWGPLARVLERPGGSDRKGAEAPFFVWGQDLDREAMAQMEEACRLPVAVRGALLPDVHVGYGLPIGGVLATRGAVIPYAVGMDIACRMRLSVLDGNPKRLDSDREILIQALESGTRFGVGGTFSPPHDHPVMDRDWDLSPVLKKNKDRAWQQLGTSGAGNHFAEFGFLEAPEGLGTVEPGLYLALLTHSGSRGTGGEVATHYSRLAARLRPGSGRLAWLHMDRAEGREYWAAMALMGHYAAANHELIHRHVTELAGCRIRATVENHHNFAWRERVEGEGELIVHRKGATPAHAGELGIMPGTMVSPAHVVEGLGNPASLWSAAHGAGRRMSRKEAARKFSMHRISELLDKHGVTVLSAGPDEGPDAYKDIDEVVSAQANLVRSVARFYPRIVKMAGERRAWSFRSGS from the coding sequence ATGAACGACAAGGCACTCGTTCGAATCGGCCTTTTGAATCGGGAAGTCCGGCTCACGGCAGCACAGGCCTTGACCGAAACCATGAAGGCCGGAATGGCCCGGAAGAAGGCCGAACAGACTCTTCGCAGGGTCGTGGCCGACCCGGCTCCATACTCGACCGATCCGATCTGGGGACCTCTGGCCAGGGTACTTGAGAGACCGGGCGGATCAGACCGCAAGGGAGCCGAGGCTCCCTTTTTCGTCTGGGGTCAGGATCTTGACCGCGAGGCCATGGCTCAGATGGAGGAGGCCTGCCGTCTGCCGGTGGCCGTGCGAGGTGCCCTGCTTCCCGACGTCCATGTGGGCTACGGGTTGCCCATCGGCGGGGTCCTGGCCACGCGCGGGGCAGTCATCCCCTATGCCGTCGGCATGGACATCGCCTGCAGGATGCGTCTTTCGGTTCTGGACGGCAATCCAAAGCGCCTGGATTCAGATCGCGAGATCCTGATCCAGGCCCTAGAATCCGGGACTAGGTTCGGAGTCGGGGGAACCTTCTCGCCACCGCACGATCACCCGGTCATGGATCGGGATTGGGACCTTTCTCCTGTTCTCAAGAAAAACAAGGACCGGGCTTGGCAACAACTGGGCACAAGCGGGGCAGGCAACCATTTCGCGGAATTCGGATTTCTCGAAGCCCCGGAAGGTCTAGGCACCGTCGAGCCGGGTCTTTACTTGGCCCTGCTGACCCATAGCGGGAGCCGAGGCACGGGGGGAGAGGTGGCCACCCACTATAGCCGCCTGGCCGCTCGACTGAGACCAGGGTCCGGGCGTTTGGCATGGCTGCACATGGACAGGGCCGAAGGCCGCGAATACTGGGCGGCTATGGCCCTCATGGGCCACTATGCAGCAGCCAACCATGAACTCATCCATCGGCATGTGACCGAACTGGCCGGATGCCGGATTCGGGCCACGGTGGAGAATCATCACAATTTTGCCTGGCGAGAACGGGTGGAAGGCGAGGGAGAACTAATAGTGCACCGCAAGGGAGCGACCCCGGCTCATGCCGGGGAACTGGGCATCATGCCGGGAACCATGGTCAGCCCGGCCCATGTGGTCGAGGGCCTGGGCAATCCGGCCTCTCTTTGGTCGGCGGCCCATGGTGCTGGCCGACGTATGAGCCGTAAGGAGGCGGCCAGAAAGTTCTCGATGCATAGGATTTCGGAGTTGCTGGACAAGCACGGGGTGACAGTCTTGTCGGCCGGCCCGGACGAGGGTCCCGATGCCTACAAGGACATCGACGAGGTTGTCTCGGCCCAGGCCAATCTGGTTCGATCCGTGGCTAGGTTCTATCCCCGAATAGTCAAGATGGCTGGAGAGCGGAGAGCATGGAGTTTTCGGAGCGGGTCATAG
- the recO gene encoding DNA repair protein RecO has product MEFSERVIVLKTGRFREQDMWVRLLSPTQGVVTAFAFGGCRSRRRFCGCLNSLGHVLFRMRRGRMGHLNLEEGVLLDGFPGIKADASRMGMAGNCCLFLQAAHEGGPDSSKASLLLLGVLEALESVGEVSWLLPLFFRAGLAFSQGYEPDFERCATCGRAITESPQGIFQVREGKMLCPACNHLPGPSVTVPVEAALLLARLGQAEPREWASWHPVQAVRQGCFQMIEALVQCHLGLAYKNNRYVRC; this is encoded by the coding sequence ATGGAGTTTTCGGAGCGGGTCATAGTCTTGAAGACCGGGCGGTTTCGGGAGCAGGACATGTGGGTCCGGCTTCTCTCGCCCACCCAGGGAGTGGTCACGGCTTTCGCCTTTGGCGGCTGCCGGAGTCGCCGACGGTTCTGTGGATGCCTGAACAGCCTGGGGCACGTGCTGTTTCGGATGCGTCGGGGGCGGATGGGGCATCTCAACCTGGAAGAAGGCGTGCTGTTGGATGGATTTCCCGGTATCAAGGCTGACGCGTCCAGGATGGGCATGGCCGGAAATTGCTGCCTGTTCCTCCAGGCCGCCCACGAGGGAGGCCCGGACAGCTCCAAGGCCAGCCTTCTTTTGCTGGGCGTTCTTGAGGCCCTCGAGTCTGTGGGGGAGGTGTCCTGGCTTCTGCCTCTGTTTTTTAGAGCTGGCCTGGCCTTTTCTCAGGGCTACGAGCCGGATTTCGAGCGATGTGCCACGTGCGGCCGGGCCATAACCGAGTCTCCGCAGGGCATCTTCCAGGTCCGGGAGGGAAAGATGCTCTGCCCAGCCTGCAACCACCTGCCGGGGCCGAGCGTGACCGTGCCCGTAGAGGCGGCCCTGCTTTTGGCTCGGCTCGGTCAGGCCGAACCCCGGGAGTGGGCGAGTTGGCATCCGGTCCAGGCTGTGCGTCAGGGATGTTTTCAGATGATCGAGGCTCTGGTGCAGTGTCACCTGGGCTTGGCTTACAAGAACAACCGCTACGTGCGGTGCTGA
- a CDS encoding cyclase family protein: MTILDLTLPLNPNMAVYPGDPPVEIDTVHTLETHGWELRRISLGTHAGTHVNVPSHMISGGASLADLPLTRFQGPTVLWRPGSDAPSGLGLIVAGPGLDMDLVPVVLAAAPPFVGFPVEAEPDPDVEKALLAAGIVVYENLLGVDRLSSVQSFQFWGLPLTIMDGDGSPIRAVALVD; this comes from the coding sequence GTGACGATCCTCGACCTGACCCTGCCTTTGAACCCAAACATGGCCGTCTATCCAGGCGACCCGCCCGTGGAGATCGACACCGTCCACACCCTGGAAACCCATGGATGGGAACTTCGCCGGATCTCGCTGGGCACTCATGCCGGGACCCATGTCAACGTCCCCTCGCACATGATCTCAGGAGGGGCCAGCCTTGCGGACCTTCCTCTGACCCGATTCCAAGGCCCGACCGTCCTGTGGCGGCCAGGATCGGACGCCCCTTCCGGCTTGGGCCTCATCGTGGCCGGTCCGGGCCTGGACATGGACCTCGTCCCGGTCGTCCTGGCCGCGGCTCCCCCATTCGTGGGCTTTCCCGTGGAAGCCGAGCCCGATCCGGACGTTGAAAAGGCCCTTCTGGCGGCCGGTATTGTCGTTTACGAGAACTTGCTCGGCGTCGATCGCCTGTCCTCTGTTCAGTCCTTCCAGTTCTGGGGCCTGCCTCTGACCATCATGGACGGGGACGGTTCCCCAATCAGGGCCGTGGCCTTGGTGGACTAG
- a CDS encoding helix-turn-helix domain-containing protein: MKLDELGRLLRQVREDKGLTLDEIAARTKIGRHVLQGIEDGAMSALPHRAYAKAFVREYARQLGAEIENLPGILDGIFATGEEERQQFESFAAMHELAEADGCVWRKFMPVVILVLMAGLLGGLYLLYRTFIQAPDPKEPGLSSPMTQQEPAALVDRSVSEDRWPGVTERDDGADTLKSGSQGIFEASDEQAHGLTEEVGPEAVEEFEAVPDGFDNGVRDLIGEPEAHGQRELQIQAIMDCWMRVEVDGKRQDLFLRPGQEATFIFSEAISVKFGNAGGVRVFVNGETYPFEAKSGEVKTLIIGGEGLNATEGA, encoded by the coding sequence ATGAAACTTGACGAACTGGGACGGCTACTTCGCCAAGTGCGGGAGGACAAGGGGCTGACCCTGGACGAGATCGCGGCCCGGACGAAAATCGGCCGTCATGTGCTCCAGGGGATTGAGGACGGTGCCATGTCCGCATTGCCCCATAGGGCGTATGCCAAGGCATTTGTCCGGGAATACGCCCGGCAGCTCGGGGCCGAGATCGAGAACCTGCCCGGGATTCTGGACGGAATATTCGCCACAGGCGAGGAGGAGCGTCAGCAGTTCGAGTCCTTCGCTGCCATGCACGAATTGGCCGAGGCAGATGGATGCGTGTGGAGAAAGTTCATGCCCGTGGTGATTCTGGTTTTAATGGCCGGTCTGTTGGGCGGACTCTATCTTCTGTACAGGACGTTCATCCAAGCTCCTGACCCCAAGGAGCCCGGACTCTCCTCACCCATGACCCAGCAGGAGCCTGCGGCCCTCGTCGATCGGTCCGTGTCGGAGGACAGATGGCCGGGCGTAACCGAGAGGGACGACGGGGCCGACACTTTGAAATCCGGTTCCCAGGGGATTTTCGAAGCCAGTGACGAGCAGGCCCATGGCTTGACCGAAGAGGTTGGTCCGGAAGCCGTTGAAGAGTTCGAGGCCGTGCCGGATGGTTTCGACAACGGCGTAAGAGACTTGATCGGGGAGCCCGAGGCTCATGGCCAGCGCGAATTACAGATTCAGGCAATCATGGATTGCTGGATGCGGGTCGAGGTCGACGGCAAGAGGCAGGATCTGTTTCTCAGACCGGGGCAGGAGGCCACGTTCATTTTTTCCGAGGCCATCTCCGTCAAATTTGGTAACGCAGGTGGGGTGAGAGTCTTCGTCAATGGCGAGACCTACCCCTTCGAGGCCAAGTCCGGTGAGGTCAAGACCCTGATCATCGGGGGCGAAGGCCTGAACGCCACTGAAGGGGCCTGA
- a CDS encoding LL-diaminopimelate aminotransferase — protein sequence MILMNEHYSKLQASYLFSDIAKRIKAFQAANPNKEIIRLGIGDVTLPLPQACVRAMHEAVDEMARAETFRGYGPEQGYDFLREAIATHDFQARGAKVDPDEVFVSDGAKCDTGNFQELFSTDIRVAIPDPVYPVYLDTNVMAGRTGAFQDGRYEGVRYLDCTRANDFVPDLPKEDVDIIYLCFPNNPTGATIGREALSRWVEYAREHKALILFDAAYEAFIRDETLPHSIYEIPGAREVAVEFRSFSKTAGFTGTRCAYAVVPKECLVYDCDGQGHSLHAMWNRRHTTKFNGVSYPVQRAALAVYGPEGRAEVRDLSDYYLENAAMVRREMAELGLFTVGGENSPYIWVETGRDSWSFFDLLLNEAGVVCTPGAGFGTCGQGFVRISAFNSHENVVRAMERIRKVLG from the coding sequence ATGATCCTCATGAACGAACATTATTCCAAGCTCCAGGCCTCCTACCTTTTCTCGGACATAGCCAAGCGCATCAAGGCCTTTCAGGCCGCCAACCCGAACAAAGAGATCATCCGCTTGGGCATCGGGGACGTGACCCTGCCCCTGCCCCAGGCCTGTGTCCGGGCCATGCACGAGGCCGTGGACGAAATGGCCAGGGCCGAGACCTTTCGGGGGTACGGCCCGGAGCAGGGGTATGACTTTTTGCGCGAGGCCATAGCCACGCACGATTTTCAGGCCCGGGGAGCCAAGGTGGACCCGGATGAGGTTTTTGTCAGCGATGGGGCCAAGTGCGACACGGGAAATTTCCAGGAGCTCTTTTCGACCGACATCCGGGTCGCCATCCCGGACCCCGTCTACCCGGTCTACCTGGACACCAACGTCATGGCCGGACGGACCGGGGCCTTCCAGGACGGACGCTATGAAGGTGTCCGGTATCTGGACTGCACCCGGGCCAATGATTTCGTGCCTGATCTGCCCAAGGAAGACGTGGACATCATCTATCTCTGCTTTCCGAACAACCCCACCGGGGCGACCATCGGTCGCGAGGCCCTGAGTCGCTGGGTGGAGTATGCCCGGGAGCACAAGGCCCTCATCCTTTTCGACGCCGCCTACGAGGCATTCATCAGGGATGAAACCCTGCCCCATAGCATCTACGAGATTCCCGGAGCCCGGGAGGTGGCCGTTGAGTTTCGAAGTTTCTCCAAGACGGCCGGATTCACCGGCACCCGCTGCGCATATGCAGTGGTGCCCAAGGAGTGTCTAGTCTACGACTGCGACGGCCAGGGGCATAGTCTGCACGCCATGTGGAACCGTCGTCACACGACCAAGTTCAACGGGGTGTCCTATCCGGTTCAACGGGCAGCCTTGGCCGTGTACGGCCCGGAAGGCCGGGCCGAGGTCCGGGACTTGTCCGACTACTACCTGGAGAATGCGGCCATGGTCCGGCGGGAGATGGCCGAGCTGGGATTGTTCACCGTGGGCGGGGAGAATTCGCCTTATATCTGGGTTGAGACCGGCCGCGATTCCTGGTCCTTCTTCGACCTGTTGTTGAACGAGGCCGGGGTGGTCTGCACTCCCGGGGCGGGTTTCGGCACTTGCGGACAGGGATTCGTGAGGATCAGCGCCTTTAATAGCCACGAGAACGTGGTCCGGGCCATGGAGCGGATTCGGAAGGTCCTGGGCTAG
- a CDS encoding type II toxin-antitoxin system HicB family antitoxin: MKQLKIIVEKHPEGYVAYPVGLKGVVVAEGETYDEVLVEIRSAIEFHIETYGSEVFEMENMAQEIFVAETAVAV; the protein is encoded by the coding sequence CTGAAGCAGCTCAAGATCATCGTCGAAAAACATCCAGAAGGCTATGTGGCCTATCCAGTCGGATTGAAAGGCGTTGTCGTGGCTGAGGGTGAAACCTACGATGAGGTCTTGGTAGAGATACGATCAGCCATCGAGTTCCATATCGAAACTTATGGAAGCGAGGTGTTTGAAATGGAAAACATGGCTCAAGAGATTTTTGTCGCCGAAACAGCCGTTGCCGTCTAA
- a CDS encoding type II toxin-antitoxin system HicA family toxin encodes MPKFPADVPREQVIRALQALGFVLVREGNHIAMVRQNADGTRTPLTMPNHRQIKSATLRTILHQSGIGRDEFLHVLR; translated from the coding sequence ATGCCCAAATTCCCAGCCGACGTTCCCAGAGAACAGGTCATAAGAGCCTTGCAGGCCCTCGGCTTTGTGCTTGTTCGCGAAGGAAACCATATAGCCATGGTTCGCCAAAACGCTGACGGAACGCGGACACCGCTGACAATGCCAAATCATCGGCAGATCAAAAGCGCAACCCTGAGGACTATTTTACACCAATCAGGGATCGGTCGCGATGAATTTTTGCATGTTCTGAGATAA